From a single Dysidea avara chromosome 14, odDysAvar1.4, whole genome shotgun sequence genomic region:
- the LOC136244808 gene encoding nuclear respiratory factor 1-like yields MAANRKINNDARDVKRKLDVISKKCQELGQLGVAIGFAYSSMKTNSLNVFGDKRITRVIEAHKEEILLSSDWMEEEIEITNPSILLAPLPDKLCYLNGLTMKSIIRGILKDTGITWSSPKPTWWPDDIPFQSVTNPPPDYEGNWSTALKIIITKCYAHYGLDVETYIQQEPEDPKDRNIPPVDIDRAPTTQVEDASTKAPIRKKRKGYDPLDGEESTPIALRKGRRNH; encoded by the exons ATGGCAGCAAATAGGAAGATAAACAATGATGCAAGGGATGTGAAGAGAAAGCttgatgtgatatcaaagaaGTGTCAAGAGCTTGGCCAGCTTGGAGTTGCAATTGGATTTGCCTACTCTTCAATGAAAACTAACAGCCTCAATGTCTTTGGAGACAAAAGGATTACCAGGGTAATTGAAGCTCACAAAGAAGAGATCTTATTAAGCAGTGATTGGATGGAAGAAGAAATAGAAATCACCAATCCCTCCATACTTCTTGCACCTTTGCCAGATAAACTATGTTACCTCAACGGGTTGACAATGAAATCAATTATTAGAGGAATATTGAAGGATACTGGCATAACTTGGAGTTCTCCTAAGCCTACATGGTGGCCTGATGACATTCCATTTCAAAGTGTTACTAATCCACCTCCAGATTATGAAG GGAATTGGAGCACTGCTCTGAAAATCATTATCACAAAGTGTTATGCACATTATGGCTTGGATGTCGAAACATATATTCAACAGGAGCCAGAAGATCCTAAAGATAGAAATATTCCTCCTGTTGATATTGACCGGGCACCCACAACACAAGTGGAGGATGCTAGCACTAAAGCACCCATTAGAAAAAAAAGGAAGGGATACGACCCGCTTGATGGTGAAGAAAGCACTCCCATTGCACTTAGGAAAGGACGCAGGAATCATTAG